In the Solanum pennellii chromosome 5, SPENNV200 genome, one interval contains:
- the LOC107020826 gene encoding uncharacterized protein LOC107020826: MGKLICDSTASSPVIPWRDPTSTPSSIDLVDQSSPAITPVAVVDTSSWENVSSLEDQQRRHLIKIQSKGVLWKHPQDQNASMVFRLSHGGEVEADGNCLFTACGKSMGVKTVSYARDLRRRTVRRFLEDLGSEKEAIESAIKHMYSPDLKSGWGIHVVQELKLLAKKDDREVLESAISELVHLGMQRELAAESIYKERCIAVDDGPSWAKYMSISGSPDDEYDIITLQYTEDGLLTVDENCDGHAAAFGDDIAIECLATEFKREIFVVQAHGSDAMVDEENCVFFLPHRPKCEICEPPFFLFMKGTGWCGAGADHYEPLIASPSAYVSQEKVALVL; the protein is encoded by the exons ATGGGGAAACTCATCTGCGACTCAACAGCATCGTCGCCGGTGATTCCATGGCGGGATCCTACCTCTACTCCATCATCTATCGACCTCGTTGACCAATCATCGCCGGCGATCACCCCTGTCGCCGTCGTTGATACATCTTCCTGGGAAAATGTTTCATCTTTAGAGGACCAGCAGAGAAGGCATTTGATAAAGATTCAGTCGAAAGGAGTGCTGTGGAAACATCCTCAGGATCAGAATGCTTCTATGGTTTTCCGGTTGAGCCACGGCGGAGAAGTCGAGGCAGACGGAAACTGTCTTTTTACGGCTTGTGGGAAATCAATGGGGGTTAAAACGGTGTCGTATGCGAGAGATCTGAGACGGAGGACTGTGCGGAGGTTCTTGGAAGATCTTGGATCGGAGAAAGAAGCGATTGAATCGGCGATTAAGCACATGTATTCTCCGGATCTGAAATCTGGTTGGGGTATTCATGTGGTTCAAGAGCTGAAGCTATTAGCTAAGAAGGACGATAGGGAGGTTCTGGAATCGGCTATTTCCGAGCTTGTTCACCTCGGAATGCAGCG AGAATTGGCTGCTGAGTCTATATACAAAGAGAGATGCATAGCTGTGGATGATGGTCCAAGTTGGGCAAAGTACATGTCGATTTCTGGTTCACCTGATGATGAATATGATATCATCACTTTGCAGTATACTGAGGACGGTTTATTAACTGTAGATGAGAATTGTGATGGTCATGCGGCTGCATTTGGAGACGATATAGCTATTGAGTGTCTTGCAACCGAGTTTAAAAGAGAGATCTTTGTG GTGCAAGCTCATGGATCGGATGCAATGGTTGATGAAGAAAATTGTGTCTTCTTTCTGCCACATCGTCCCAAATGTGAAATATGTGAACCTCCTTTCTTCCTTTTCATGAAAGGAACAG GTTGGTGTGGTGCTGGGGCGGATCATTATGAGCCTCTTATTGCTTCTCCTTCAGCTTATGTTTCGCAGGAAAAGGTAGCATTGGTACTGTAG